The Betta splendens chromosome 7, fBetSpl5.4, whole genome shotgun sequence genome includes a window with the following:
- the ralgapb gene encoding ral GTPase-activating protein subunit beta isoform X1 yields MYSEWRSLQLVVQSDQGHVSVLHSYPSSVGTEVANAVVKPLGTAVSPVATENILKTDKEVKWTMEVLCYGLTLPLEGDTVKLCVDVYTDWMMALVSPRDSMPQPVVKEPNMYVQTILKHLYNVFVPRPEQHSLNHIRLCQQVLTAVQKLARESVSMVRETWEVLLLFLLRINDTLLAPPTVGVGVAEKLAEKLMAVLFEVWLLACARCFPTPPYWKTAREMLANWRHHPPVVEQWSRVACALTSSRLLRFTHGPSFPPFKVPDEDANLIPLEMDNDCVAQTWYRFLHMLSNPVDLSNPAIVSTTPKFQEQFLNSSGIPHEVVLHPCLKQLPQIFFRAMRGISCLVDAFLGVSVEKRNVRERVFTFCPVLLSHGISRPRADSAPPTPVNRMSMSPPPCIANTTPPHSRKQRHTVVTKTTSKSSTGSGQPTKASQQQQQQQQQQQQQQQQQTSSSPTLLSSPNQSTWESRPLPAPTRPKVNSILNLFGQWLFDAALVHCKLHSGLSRDPSMTASFIQILLSYKSSIATQVGLELRRKGSQMSTDSMVSNPMFDANEFPESYEAGRAEACGTLCRIFCSKKTGEEILPVYLSRFYMVLIQGLQISDFICRPVLASIILNSSSLFCTDLKGINVVVPYFIAALETIVPDRELSKFKIYVNPTDLRRASINILLAMLPLPHHFGNIKSEVLLEGKFNEEDGWPHDQPVSFLSLRLRLVNVLIGALQTETDPINTQLILGAMLNIVQDSALLESIGAQTETGSIDGSHMTVKSQSHSRTNSGISFTSGGSAEATSPDSERPAQALLRDYALPDTAAGLLVRSIHLVTQRLNSQWRQDMSISLAALELLAGLAKVKVGVDSADRKRAVSSICGYIVYQCSRPAPLQSRDLHSMIVAAFQFLCVWLTEHPDMLDEKDCLVEVLEIVELGISGSKSRQEQEVRHKGEKEHNPASMRVKDAAEATLSCIMQVLGAFPSPSGPASTCSLLNEDTLIRYARLSATGGSNFRYFVLDNSVILAMLEQPLGNEQNPSPSVTVLIRGTAGRHAWTMQLFHQPRGARANQRQVFVPEGRPTPNNDVGIKYNVKQRPFPEEVDKIPLVKADVSIPDLDDIVSKEVNCMGWQDDSRATNTLLSNFPHLEVQHDKLRALMTKQIDYEGALERHSEDIWKSKCFPDPQIDCKPPPPSQEFQTARLFLSQFGFLSLEALKEPSNSRLPPHLIGLESSLPGFFDDVSYLDLLPCRPFDTVFIFYVRAGQKSSAEILRNVESSSSVQPHFLEFLLSLGWPVDVGRHPGWTGHLDTSWSLNSCSESNDIQQTEEANTPEDTGGSVFNGEKQVLYYADALTEIAFVVPSLTENSEESSVHSDSTVEADTNSDLMPTLLKQPNLTLELFPNHSESLESAKKLSPLVKTKRSSSGKSFPPLGPETKVFVVWVERFDDIENFPLSDLLAETSTGLEASMSNSTSCRSGLLEKDVPLIFIHPLKTGLFRIRLHGAVGKFGMVNPLVDGMVVSRRALGFLVRQTVINVCRRKRLESDLYNPPHVRRKQKITEIVQRYRNKQLEPEFYTSLFHEVGEGRPHL; encoded by the exons ATGTACTCCGAGTGGCGCTCGCTGCAGTTGGTGGTGCAGAGTGACCAGGGCCATGTCAGTGTTCTGCACTCCTATCCCTCCAGCGTAGGCACAGAGGTGGCCAATGCTGTTGTCAAGCCTCTGGGCACAGCTGTAAGCCCTGTTGCCACAGAGAACATTCTTAAGACAGACAAAGAG GTAAAGTGGACCATGGAGGTGCTGTGTTATGGCCTCACCCTCCCTCTTGAGGGGGACACTGTCAAGCTTTGTGTAGATGTATacacagactggatgatggcctTGGTTTCACCCAGGGACTCAATGCCTCAGCCTGTGGTCAAGGAGCCCAATATGTATGTGCAGACCATTCTGAAACATCTCTACAATGTATTTGTACCAAG ACCTGAGCAGCACAGTCTCAACCACATCAGGCTGTGCCAGCAGGTTCTGACTGCAGTCCAGAAACTGGCAAGAGAATCTGTCTCCATGGTGAGGGAAACCTgggaggtgctgctgctcttcctgcttCGCATCAACGACACTTTGCTTGCCCCGCCCACAGTTGGAG TTGGTGTAGCGGAGAAACTGGCGGAGAAATTGATGGCAGTGCTGTTTGAAGTGTGGCTGCTGGCATGTGCTCGTTGCTTTCCCACACCACCATACTGGAAGACGGCAAGGGAGATGCTGGCCAACTGGAGACACCACCCTCCTGTTGTAGAGCAGTGGAGCAGAGTGGCCTGTGCCCTTACCTCCAG CAGACTTTTGCGTTTTACCCATGGACCCTCCTTCCCACCTTTTAAAGTTCCTGATGAGGATGCCAACCTGATTCCTTTAGAGATGGACAATGACTGTGTGGCACAGACATGGTACCGCTTCCTCCATATGCTCAG CAACCCAGTGGACCTTAGCAACCCTGCGATAGTGAGCACCACTCCAAAGTTTCAGGAACAGTTTCTCAACTCCAGCGGTATCCCTCATGAAGTGGTGCTGCATCCATGTTTGAAACAGCTGCCCCAGATCTTCTTCAGGGCCATGAGGGGCATCAGCTGCCTTGTGGATGCTTTCTTAG GTGTCTCTGTTGAAAAGAGAAACGTACGGGAGAGGGTGTTCACTTTTTGCCCAGTGCTGCTCTCTCATG GTATTTCACGTCCCAGGGCTGACAGTGCTCCGCCCACCCCTGTTAATAGAATGAGCATGTCTCCACCCCCCTGCATTGCCAACACTACGCCCCCTCACAGCCGCAAGCAACGGCATACAGTGGTCACCAAAACTACAAGCAAGAGTTCAACC GGCAGCGGTCAACCTACCAAAGCAtcccagcaacagcaacagcagcagcagcagcagcagcaacagcagcagcagcaaacttCGTCCTCCCCGACACTGTTGTCCAGCCCCAACCAGAGCACCTGGGAGTCTCGACCGCTTCCGGCGCCGACACGGCCCAAGGTCAACAGCATCCTCAACCTCTTCGGCCAGTGGCTTTTTGACGCGGCACTTGTCCACTGTAAGCTCCACAGCGGCCTCAGTAGAGACCCTAGCATGACCG CCTCTTTTATCCAAATTCTCCTTTCTTATAAATCTT CAATAGCTACACAAGTAGGTCTGGAGTTGAGAAGAAAGGGTTCCCAAATGTCCACTGACTCCATGGTGTCTAACCCCATGTTCGATGCCAATGAGTTCCCAGAGAGCTATGAGGCAGGACGGGCTGAGGCCTGCGGGACTCTGTGTCGCATTTTTTGTAGCAAGAAAACCGGTGAAGAAATTCTGCCTGTTTACCTTTCAAG GTTCTACATGGTTCTCATTCAGGGTCTGCAGATCTCTGACTTCATCTGTAGACCGGTTCTGGCTTCTATCATTCTTaactcttcctctctcttctgtaCTGACCTTAAGGGCATCAATGTGGTGGTGCCCTACTTCATAGCTGCTTTGGAGACTATTGTACCAGACAG AGAGCTTTCTAAATTCAAAATCTATGTAAATCCAACCGACTTGAGGAGAGCCTCCATCAACATCCTGCTTGCTATGTTGCCGCTGCCACATCACTTTGGCAATATCAAGTCAGAG GTTCTGTTGGAGGGAAAGTTCAATGAGGAGGATGGATGGCCTCACGATCAGCCCGTGTCTTTCCTGTCCTTGAGGCTACGTCTTGTCAACGTCCTCATAGGGGCACTGCAGACTGAGACCGATCCTATCAACACACAGCTCATCCTTG GTGCAATGCTAAATATTGTTCAAGACTCAGCGCTTTTGGAGTCCATAGGTGCACAGACTGAAACA GGGAGTATAGATGGGAGCCACATGACtgtgaagagtcagagtcaCAGCCGTACAAACAGCGGAATTAGTTTCACCAGTGGAGGCAGCgccgaggccaccagtccagacTCAGAGCGTCCAGCCCAGGCCCTACTTCGGGACTAtg CTCTTCCAGATACAGCGGCGGGCCTGTTGGTGCGCAGCATCCACCTGGTTACTCAGAGGCTCAACTCCCAGTGGAGGCAGGACATGAGCATCTCACTGGCcgccctggagctgctggccgGGCTTGCTAAG GTAAAAGTGGGAGTAGACTCTGCTGATCGCAAACGTGCTGTCAGCTCCATATGTGGGTACATTGTGTACCAGTGTAGCCGTCCAGCCCCTCTTCAGTCGCGAGACCTCCACTCCATGATTGTAGCAGCTTTCCAGTTCCTATGTGTGTGGCTCACGGAGCACCCAGACATGTTGGATGAAAAG GATTGTTTGGTAGAGGTTTTGGAAATCGTAGAGCTGGGTATCTCTGGCAGCAAGTCCCGGCAGGAACAAGAGGTCCGACATAAAGGGGAGAAGGAGCACAACCCTGCATCAATGAGGGTGAAGGATGCTGCTGAGGCGACTTTGTCGTG TATCATGCAGGTGTTGGGGGCCTTCCCTTCTCCCAGCGGGCcggcctccacctgcagcctgctgaATGAAGACACCCTGATTCGCTACGCCAGACTTAGTGCCACAGGAGGCAGCAACTTCCGTTATTTTGTCCTGGACAACTCTGTCATCCTCGCCATGCTGGAACAACCTCTCGGCAACGAGCAGA ACCCTAGTCCATCAGTCACGGTTTTGATTCGAGGCACAGCTGGCAGACATGCCTGGACCATGCAGCTCTTCCACCAACCCAGAGGAGCTCGGGCCAATCAGAGG caggtgtttgttcCTGAGGGCCGTCCAACGCCAAATAATGATGTAGGGATCAAGTACAATGTCAAGCAGAGACCCTTTCCTGAAGAGGTGGATAAGATTCCTCTTGTTAAAGCTGATGTCAGTATTCCAGACTTGGATGACATCGTCAGTAAAGAG GTGAATTGTATGGGCTGGCAGGATGATTCCAGAGCTACAAATACACTGCTGAGTAATTTCCCACAC CTAGAGGTTCAGCACGACAAGCTCCGCGCTCTGATGACCAAACAGATCGACTACGAGGGTGCTTTGGAGCGGCACAGTGAAGACATCTGGAAGTCCAAGTGTTTCCCTGACCCACAGATCGACTGCAAACCCCCGCCGCCCTCGCAGGAGTTCCAGACGGCACGCCTCTTCCTCTCGCAGTTTGGCTTTCTCTCTCTGGAAGCGCTCAAG GAGCCCAGCAACAGTCGTCTACCTCCTCATCTGATTGGCCTAGAATCATCCTTGCCTGGATTTTTCGATGACGTCAGCTACCTGGACCTGCTTCCCTGCCGACCATTTGACACTGTCTTCATTTTCTATGTTAGAGCTGGACAGAAAAGCAGTGCCGAG ATCTTGAGGAATGTGGAGTCATCATCCAGCGTCCAGCCCCACTTTCTGGAATTCTTGCTGTCCTTGGGCTGGCCTGTGGATGTGGGACGCCACCCAGGATGGACAGGGCACCTAGATACCAGCTGGTCCCTTAACTCCTGCTCTGAAAGCAATGATATACAACAAACAG AGGAAGCAAATACTCCTGAGGACACAGGAGGCTCGGTGTTTAATGGGGAGAAGCAAGTTTTATATTATGCTGACGCTCTGACAGAGATTGCCTTTGTTGTTCCTTCTCTAACTGAAAATTCAG aGGAGTCATCGGTGCACAGTGACTCCACAGTGGAGGCGGACACCAACTCAGACCTCATGCCTACTTTACTGAAACAACCTAATCTCACACTGGAGCTGTTCCCCAACCATTCTGAATCCCTGGAGTCTGCTAAAAAG TTAAGTCCTTTGGTGAAGACAAAGAGATCGTCATCTGGAAAGTCTTTCCCACCACTGGGTCCGGAGACGAAGGTGTTTGTGGTCTGGGTGGAGCGCTTTGATGATATCG AGAACTTCCCATTGTCTGATCTCTTGGCGGAAACCAGCACGGGCCTAGAAGCTAGCATGAGCAACAGCACTTCCTGCAG GTCGGGTTTACTTGAGAAGGACGTTCCTCTGATCTTCATCCACCCTCTGAAAACGGGACTCTTCAGGATCCGGCTGCATGGAGCTGTGGGCAAATTTGGCATGGTGAATCCCCTGGTGGACGGCATGGTGGTCAGCCGCAGAGCTCTAG GTTTTCTTGTGCGTCAGACGGTCATCAACGTGTGCCGGCGGAAGCGTCTGGAAAGTGACTTGTACAACCCGCCTCATGTGAGACGGAAGCAGAAAATAACTGAGATTGTCCAGCGTTATCGCaacaagcagctggagcccGAGTTCTACACCTCGCTCTTCCACGAGGTGGGAGAGGGAAGGCCTCATCTCTAA